Genomic DNA from Corylus avellana chromosome ca4, CavTom2PMs-1.0:
GAGCGATAGGGCTAGACTCAAAGATGCTAAGACATCTACAGTTTTATTATCTAGGGAATGAGGGGGtgaattcaatttatttttggttgatagTTGCTAGATTCTGAGGATcaagttttaattttgcttCTAGAGTATCATGCAAAAATGAATGTGtttcttgaagaaaaattttctgTACAGCTGCAAAgccattcttgttttttacaATAATTGTGGGTATTCAAGAAGAATTGGAGTGGTTGTCTATGTGCAAGGTGTTCAATTTTGATGTCCATGTGATGTCTAACAAATATTGTATATTCGAATGAATAAGTGATTTGTTTCAGTTGGAGGTGTTGCAAGGTCATGGGAAAGGTTGAAGAGGGCAATATTACTGTTGAGTGAATAGGTTGGATTGTGTTATTCATGTCATACTTTTTTGTGTATGTATATTCAGGCCCCTCTTTTCATCTTTCCAGATTGTTGCTATCTTAATTCTCCCTATGGTTCTTTTTCATCGTATAACAAGGAGGCTATTGTGGTCATTGTTAGTAAACCCTGTGTGATGTGAGTTGCAGGTTTGCTATACCtgttttatgttttcctttTATGGGATGTACTAGCCTTTCTTACTCTATTGGTTGCATCTATGCAGATCGTGGGTACTACTCAGTGGAGACTGTCACACTTTTGGTGGCTCTGAAAGTTCGTTATAGAGATAGGATCACAATTCTTAGGGGGAATCATGAGAGCAGGCAAATAACTCAAGTGTAAGACATTTTCTTGTTTCCTGTCTGTATTTGATGATTAGATATATCAAGTTGTATACTGGTCAAAGCACAGAAATTTGTGTTTATATCTTGCTAATGGACACCAGCCATGTGCAACTGTTGCTAAATGTTTGAGGTTTGGGATGACAAATGTATCTTTTAATCCATTTATGCTTAAATTATCTGTATAatccccacaaaaaaaaaagggtgtgtGTGCATGGCTTGGGTTTGTTCTTTTGACGTGGTgattatttattattctcttctatTCAGTGTATGGTTAGAAATGTATAGTTTAAGAAATTAGCCCATTTTGATATTGCTGGAGGTAATCCTGTGTACAGAAGAGAATTGTTTGATATTGTTTGCCTTGTGCAAGAGAAACTGAAGTCAATAAATAGTGATATAGCTAAGCTCAATGGTGCGGCATGGATAATTGAAATAAGattagagtaaaaaaattacaagtgcTTAGTTGGTGTATGATGGCTTATTGCTTGACAAGCTATTGTTCTAGATAAAGATGATTGTTTAAGTACCAAACCTGCATTAGCTGCAGTAAGACTTTGTTGAGTGAAATAATTGAGAGAGAATTATTCGATGTCACCATGAGCTCTCCCCCTCTTACACAAACAATACTGCACTTAATTTGGCAGAATtctgctttatttttattcatttatttttttccctctttttcagGTATGGTTTTTATGACGAATGCTTGAGAAAATATGGAAATGCCAATGTGTGGAAGTACTTCActgatttatttgattatctACCCCTCACAGCTCTTATTGAGAGTCAGGTTTGAGTTTGATATGTTGCCGATAGTTTAGTTGATTAATTTCATGACAGCTTCTGACTCCTACTATTGTTGTAGATCTTCTGTTTGCATGGAGGTCTTTCGCCATCTTTGGATACGTTGGACAATATTCGAGCCTTGGACCGTATACAGGAGGTACGTGTATTATCGCGCATCTCACATTTTCATATTACACATGGCTATCGTTTGCATTGGagtatatttatattttttagcaaaatttTTAAGATCAGGCATTACTATTGTCTGGGTGCTGATCTTTTTACCGACTTATGTATGTCAAAATGGCGTCCAGTTGCCTTCTTCTCCCTATTTCTTCTCCATGTAAATGATATATGCTTGCATGACAATTATTGCATCATTTGTTGTGTATGAACAGGTTCCGCATGAAGGACCAATGTGTGATCTCTTATGGTCTGATCCAGACGACCGCTGTGGGTGGGGAATATCTCCACGTGGTGCTGGATATACATTTGGGCAGGATATAGCTGCTCAGTTCAACCATACCAATGGGCTGACACTGATTTCAAGAGCCCACCAGCTTGTCATGGAAGGGTACAACTGGTGTCAGGTGAGTGAACCCCATTGCAATGAGttggaaatttatttatttattttttctggcTGCATATTTGTTAACTtatatttcaacttattttatAGGAAAAGAACGTGGTGACAGTATTTAGTGCTCCAAACTATTGTTACCGTTGTGGGAATATGGCTGCAATACTGGAAATTGGGGAGAATATGGACCAGAACTTTCTGCAGTTTGATCCAGCCCCTCGACAAATTGAGCCCGACACCACACGCAAGACGCCcgattattttttgtaatttcatatatCTGCCTGCTGCTTGTAATCCCTGTTTTCTGCTGTGCTATTGTAGATGTGTCTTTAAAAAAGAGGAGTTCTGTTGTTTAAGTTGAGGGTTATCATCAACATGATTCTTTTGTTTGGAGTTTGTGCTGCTGCTGCTTTATTGATTTCCTCAAGAAACTCATAGGAGAACTGACAGAAGCCACCAATGGCctgttttcttgtatattttcgGGAAGGAGGAAGCGGCAATAACATGGTATATTTGTTCTGTAATTTTGCAAAATTAAGTTAGAGAGCAGATTTTTGAAACTGTTGTCATTTTCCTTGCTCTCCGTTTCAGAGTGTTCCCAATGTGGCGATTAGACTGCTTTAATTGGTAAACAATTTTGCAAGAATTAGAACGTGTATGTAATAGGCAGAGCGTtctttggcttctttttttcttcttcttttccttggcGTTCTTCGGCATTTGTTCAAAATGTTTTACACCCAAAATTAGCTCGGGCAATTTACTTAAAAGACTCCAGTTTCTTTctccttagtttttttattaaaaaaaaaactttacgtAAGAGTGCACACCTAATATCATTGGATACTTAGATGTGACAGTAGGCCAGTTCTCTTTCAGGGtgacccaaaaataaaagagagacaTAAAGCACTGCCTGCATGATTTTGTCTATAAAGCAGGCTTTTTCAAGATTTCAGACTTTGAGGCTACAATTTTCCAGTAATTGATCTTTGGACTTGGTTGATAAGAGGGATAAGCACAGGGAAAGGCGAGAAAAAAGAAGGGGCAGGAGTGGGATGGATAGGTTTCAAAAGCAAAGCGGATTAATTTAAGTCGGATTTTGCAAAGAAGTTCCGCTCCGAGATTGAGGCCAGATATATAATAGGGTTAGGATTTGGCTTCTATGCagtagtgaaaactaccgcatagatgCTGTAGTTCAAAACGGTACAGTTTTGAACTGCAACAGTTTTGAGTAGTGCGCCTGCAATAAAAACGGCACTACAGCATTAATAACTCTTTTGCACGCTTGGAATCACGCCGTTACAAACGGAAAACCATGTTTAAGCTTACCAGTAGTCCTCACAAGAGGCAAACCATGTTTTAGAATCCtccttcttttttcattttttaattttttttaagaacttttAGAATCCTCTTATGTGTGCAAAAAGTTTGATATTTTCACTGGAACTTTGCCACTTTGGTCtctgttagttt
This window encodes:
- the LOC132177704 gene encoding serine/threonine-protein phosphatase PP2A catalytic subunit, giving the protein MPSHSDLDRQIEHLMECKPLPEAEVKTLCDQARAILVEEWNVQPVKCPVTVCGDIHGQFYDLIELFRIGGNAPDTNYLFMGDYVDRGYYSVETVTLLVALKVRYRDRITILRGNHESRQITQVYGFYDECLRKYGNANVWKYFTDLFDYLPLTALIESQIFCLHGGLSPSLDTLDNIRALDRIQEVPHEGPMCDLLWSDPDDRCGWGISPRGAGYTFGQDIAAQFNHTNGLTLISRAHQLVMEGYNWCQEKNVVTVFSAPNYCYRCGNMAAILEIGENMDQNFLQFDPAPRQIEPDTTRKTPDYFL